One Tursiops truncatus isolate mTurTru1 chromosome 3, mTurTru1.mat.Y, whole genome shotgun sequence DNA segment encodes these proteins:
- the LSM4 gene encoding U6 snRNA-associated Sm-like protein LSm4 → MLPLSLLKTAQNHPMLVELKNGETYNGHLVSCDNWMNINLREVICTSRDGDKFWRMPECYIRGSTIKYLRIPDEIIDMVKEEVVAKGRGRGGLQQQKQQKGRGMGGAGRGVFGGRGRGGIPGTGRGQPEKKPGRQAGKQ, encoded by the exons ATG CTTCCTTTGTCACTGCTGAAAACGGCTCAGAATCACCCAATG TTGGTGGAGCTCAAAAACGGGGAGACGTACAATGGGCACCTGGTGAGCTGCGACAACTGGATGAACATCAACTTGCGTGAAGTGATCTGCACGTCCAGG GACGGGGACAAATTCTGGCGGATGCCCGAGTGCTACATCCGCGGCAGCACCATCAAGTACCTGCGCATCCCTGATGAGATCATCGACATGGtcaaggaggaggtggtggccaAGGGCCGCGGCCGCGGTGGCctgcagcagcagaagcagcagaaggGCCGCGGAATGGGGGGCGCTGGGCGAG GTGTGTTTGGGGGCCGGGGCCGAGGTGGAATCCCAGGCACCGGCAGAGGTCAACCAGAAAAGAAGCCAGGCAGACAGGCGGGCAAACAGTGA